The Xanthomonas rydalmerensis genomic interval TCTGCGCGCGGCTGTCGGACTGGCTGCGGCGCAGGCCGGTGAACCAGGTGCCGACCTTCAGTTCGTCCAGGGCGCGGCGCATCGGCTCGACCTTGCGCAGGTTGTTGTATTGCTCGATGCCGACCATGCCCTGTTCCCACAGGCGGCCGTGGCGCGCTTCCATCCAGGCACGGCTGACCAGCGGGCGGTAGATCTTGAGATTGAGCTTGAGCCGCTCGGTGAGCGCGTCGGCGAAGCGATAGGTTTCGGCGAACAGGTAGCCGGTGTCGATCAGGATCACCGGGATGTCCGGGCGCTGCCGGGTCAGCAGGTGCAAGGTGGCCGCCGATTGCGCGCCGAAGCTGGACGACAACGCGGGCTCGGCCGGGCCGTGCTGCAGCGCCCAGGCCACCCGCTCCGGCGCGGACAGCGTCGTCAGCAGCGCATTGGCGGCATCGAGATCCAGGGCTGGCGCCGGTGCGTTGGCGGAGACGTTGTGGGAGGAAGCGGGCAGAGCGCTCATGCGTGCAGTTCCGACGGAATCAGGTGACGGTGGGTGGGGTAGGCGGGCAGTTCGACCACGCCGGTGCGATGCAGGAAATCGCCGAAGCGCTCGTCCGCGCCGCGTTCGCTGGCATAGCGTGCGAACAGCGGTTCCAGCGCGGCGAGGATCTCCGGCTCGGCGATGTTCTCGCGGTACAGGGTGTTGAGGCGCTGGCCGCGGTGGTCGCCGCCGAGCATCAGGTTGTAGCGGCCGGGTGCCTTGCCGACCAGGGCGATCTCGGCCAGGTACGGCCGCGAACAGCCGTTCGGGCAGCCCGAGAGGCGCAGCAGGATCGGCGCGTCTTCCAGGCCGTGGCGGGCCAGCAACGGTTGCAGCTGCGCGGCGAAGGCCGGGAGATAGCGCTCGGCCTCGGCCATCGCCAGGCCGCAGGTCGGCAGGGCCACGCAGGCCATCGCCGCGCGCGCCAGCGCGGTGGGCGCGCGGTTGCCGGCGTCCAGCGCGTGCGCGCGCACCAGCGCGTCGATCGCGGCGCGTTGCGCGGCGGGAATGCCGGCGATCACCAGGTTCTGGTTGGCGGTCATGCGGAAGTGCGCACCGTCGCCGGCGTCGCGCAGGTGCGCGGCGATCGCGCGCAGGCCGCTGAGGTGCTGCGCGCCGTCGGCGTGGTCGGCGATACGCCCGGCCGGCAGCGACAGGGTCAGGTGCCAGCGGCCATCTTCGCCTTCGTTCCAGCCGTCGCGGTCGCCGTTGTGCTCGAAGGCGAAGGCGCGCACCGGCTGCAGGCGCACGCCGGCGCGGCGCTCGATCTCCGCCACTACCGTGTCCAGGCCGTGGTCGTCGATGGTGTATTTGAAGCGTGCGCGCTTGCGCACCGTGCGGTTGCCCAGGTCGCGCTGGGTGGTGACCACGGCGGTGGCGACGTCGAGCAACTGCGCGCGGTCGATGAAGCCGACCACGTTGGCCACGCGCGGGTAGGTCTCCGCGTCGCCGTGGCTGGCGCCCATGCCGCCGCCGAGGCTGACGTTGTAGCCGGCCAGGGTGCCGTCGGCGTCGAGCACGCCGATGAACCCCAGGTCGTTGGCGAACACGTCGACGTCGTTGACCGGCGGCAGTGCGAAGCCGATCTTGAACTTGCGCGGCAGGTAGGCGTTGCCGTAGATCGGCTCGTCCTCCTGGCCGCTGCCGGCGACCTGCTCCTCGTCCAGCCAGATCTCGTAGTAGGCGCGGGTGTTGGGCAGCAGGTGTTCGGACACGCGCGCGGCATCGGCATAGAGCGTGGCATGCGCCTGCGAGGCCAGCGGATTGGCGGCGACCTGCACGTTGCGGTTGACGTCGCCGCAGGCGGCCAGCGTGTCGATCAGCGCGGCGTTGATCGCCTGCATGGTCGCCTTCAGTTCGCGCTTGATCACCCCGTGGAACTGGAATGCCTGGCGCGTGGTGATGCGCAGCGAGTGGTTGCCGTAGGTGGTGGCGATGGCATCGAGCTTGAGCCACTGCGCCGGCTCCACCACCCCGCCCGGGGTGCGCGTGCGGATCATGAACTGGTAGGCCGGCTCCAGCTTCTGCCGGCGCCGCTCCTCGCGCAGATCGCGGTCGTCCTGCTGGTAGCTGCCGTGGTACTTGATCAGGGTCTGATCGTCCTCGCGCAGCGCCCCGGTGACCGGATCGGCCAGGCTCTGCAGCAGCGACCCGCGCAGCCGCTGGCTTTTGTGCTTGATGTCTTCGACGGAATGGGACATTGAAGGGCCGGGATTGGGGAGTAGGGATTCGGGATTGGTGGAGCGAGCAGACGTGTACTGACGGATCAAAGCCTTCGACAGCAACAGGCGCGCGGATCGCCGCTTCGACGAATCCCCAATCCCGACTCCCCAATCCCCACCTCAATAGACATCGCGCGCATACCGCCCCTCCCGCTGCAATTGGCTGAGGTAGGCCGCGGCGTCCTCGGGGCTGTGGGCGCCGTGTTCGGCGACGAGCTCCAGCAGGGTGGCGTGCACATCCTTGCCCATGGCGATGGCGCCGCACACGTACAGGTGCGCGCCATTCTGCAGCCAGTCGTAGACGGCGCGGCCGTGTTCGCGCAGGCGCTGCTGCACGTACACCTTGGCTGGCGCGGCGGTGCCGCGCAGCGGCTGCACGTCGCGCGAGAACGCCAGGTCCAGCCGGTGCAGTTCGCCGCTGCGCAGTGCCTGCTGCCATTCGGCCTGGTAGAGGAAATCGCGGTTGAAGTGGCGGGCACCGAAGAACAACCAGTTGCGGCCGCTGGCGCCGCTTTCGGCGCGCTCCTGCACGAAGCCGCGGAACGGCGCCACGCCGGTGCCGGGGCCGATCATCAGGATGTCGCGGCTGCCGTCGGCCGGCACCCGGAAGCGTTCGTTGGGTTCGATGTAGACCGGCGCGCTGTCGCCTTCGGCCAAGGCGGCCAGATAGCCGCTTGCGGCGCCGCCATGGGCATGACCGTGGGCGTGATAGGCCAGCACGTCGACGGTGAGGTGGGCTTCGTCGCCGACGCGCTTTTGGCTGGAGGCGATCGAGTACAGCCGCGGGACCATCGGCCGCAGCGCCTGCAGCAGCGCGGCGTGGTCCCAATCCGCCGGCCAGCGACGCAGCACGTCGATCACTTGGTGATCGGCGAGCAGCGCCGCCAGGCCGG includes:
- the cysI gene encoding assimilatory sulfite reductase (NADPH) hemoprotein subunit; its protein translation is MSHSVEDIKHKSQRLRGSLLQSLADPVTGALREDDQTLIKYHGSYQQDDRDLREERRRQKLEPAYQFMIRTRTPGGVVEPAQWLKLDAIATTYGNHSLRITTRQAFQFHGVIKRELKATMQAINAALIDTLAACGDVNRNVQVAANPLASQAHATLYADAARVSEHLLPNTRAYYEIWLDEEQVAGSGQEDEPIYGNAYLPRKFKIGFALPPVNDVDVFANDLGFIGVLDADGTLAGYNVSLGGGMGASHGDAETYPRVANVVGFIDRAQLLDVATAVVTTQRDLGNRTVRKRARFKYTIDDHGLDTVVAEIERRAGVRLQPVRAFAFEHNGDRDGWNEGEDGRWHLTLSLPAGRIADHADGAQHLSGLRAIAAHLRDAGDGAHFRMTANQNLVIAGIPAAQRAAIDALVRAHALDAGNRAPTALARAAMACVALPTCGLAMAEAERYLPAFAAQLQPLLARHGLEDAPILLRLSGCPNGCSRPYLAEIALVGKAPGRYNLMLGGDHRGQRLNTLYRENIAEPEILAALEPLFARYASERGADERFGDFLHRTGVVELPAYPTHRHLIPSELHA
- a CDS encoding phosphoadenylyl-sulfate reductase translates to MSALPASSHNVSANAPAPALDLDAANALLTTLSAPERVAWALQHGPAEPALSSSFGAQSAATLHLLTRQRPDIPVILIDTGYLFAETYRFADALTERLKLNLKIYRPLVSRAWMEARHGRLWEQGMVGIEQYNNLRKVEPMRRALDELKVGTWFTGLRRSQSDSRAQTPFVQKRGDRYKINPIADWSDRDLWQYMQQHDLPYHPLWEQGYVSIGDFHTTRRWEPGMREEDTRFFGLKRECGIHEDL